From Pseudomonas poae, the proteins below share one genomic window:
- a CDS encoding TonB-dependent receptor: MRFTRIHLALVAASMGQGMAMADTGNSDVGTIGVQGKATAGGGYMVQEESIKGRSTVTKEALDKQTATGNAIDKLKYTPGLNISSEDNTGLSGFRFTMRGLNSDQVGMSVDGMPINDSGNYALYSNLLGDPENIDQIFVTQGASEADGPHIGSSGGNIGIVTIRPTKETGAFVKQVMGSNATRKTFARLNTGEVNGLSNWLSASHTEGQMWRGSGAVRADKVEWNSFFDAGDGNTANLILKYHEQDNNSYSQLTKAQFQQNGRKYDPYPATPTVGSNGKYNSYYALAQNPFQTFTAVFNTQLKLADNLALSVIPYYYWGNGSGVASSSYALNSGSNQGGVFDLGNLPSAAQYNADGTPNSGVYYRPSRTQTWRPGITTKLNWDLGDHSVQFGYWYERARQSQTQPFIPLKASGKPVDTWPDSNDAVVDANGNTIQGRDRFTITPAQKVWAQDTWYINPDWTLVAGLAYMNVKRDGTNNGSLTEQAEKRNQTYNKLLPNVGLKYQLDERDQLFYSLSRNMRIPQNYVLYDKGLDSINSKPETSWNHELGWRFTGDDMTVAATLFYMQFKDRQVSSKDINGDFADINAGAVNNSGLELEWSGLLPNHFNYYTSYTYTKAEQQDDLTVYNAGKAILLPTSGKQFANVPKNMLAANIGYDDGRFYGTFGGKYTSKLYGDLTNDEAISGRTVFNAGAGIYLPVDKKVVKDATLRLNVDNLFDKKYLDGVYTTKTNAGTYGGFRDGDPAYIVGLERTVTVSLEANF, from the coding sequence ATGAGGTTCACACGTATTCATCTGGCACTTGTTGCCGCAAGCATGGGCCAGGGCATGGCCATGGCCGACACCGGCAACAGCGACGTCGGCACCATCGGCGTACAGGGCAAGGCCACTGCAGGTGGCGGCTACATGGTGCAGGAAGAAAGCATCAAGGGCCGCTCCACGGTGACAAAGGAGGCGCTGGATAAGCAGACCGCCACCGGCAACGCGATCGACAAGCTCAAGTACACCCCGGGCCTGAACATTTCCAGCGAAGACAACACCGGCCTGTCGGGTTTTCGCTTCACCATGCGCGGGCTCAACTCCGACCAGGTGGGGATGTCGGTGGACGGCATGCCGATCAACGACTCGGGCAACTACGCGCTGTATTCGAACCTGCTGGGCGACCCGGAAAACATCGACCAGATCTTCGTCACCCAGGGCGCGTCCGAAGCCGACGGCCCGCACATCGGTTCCAGCGGCGGCAACATCGGCATCGTGACCATTCGCCCCACCAAGGAAACCGGGGCGTTCGTCAAACAGGTGATGGGCAGCAACGCCACGCGCAAGACCTTCGCCCGCCTGAACACCGGCGAAGTCAACGGCCTGAGCAACTGGTTGTCGGCATCCCATACCGAAGGCCAGATGTGGCGCGGCTCAGGCGCGGTGCGGGCGGACAAGGTGGAGTGGAACAGCTTCTTCGACGCCGGCGACGGCAACACCGCTAACCTGATCCTCAAGTACCACGAGCAGGACAACAACAGTTACAGCCAGTTGACCAAGGCGCAGTTCCAGCAGAACGGCCGCAAGTACGACCCGTACCCCGCGACGCCGACCGTGGGCAGCAACGGCAAATACAACAGTTATTACGCGCTGGCGCAGAACCCGTTCCAGACCTTCACCGCCGTGTTCAACACCCAGCTCAAACTGGCTGACAACCTCGCGCTGTCGGTGATTCCGTATTACTACTGGGGCAATGGCAGCGGTGTCGCCTCGTCCAGCTATGCGCTGAACAGCGGCTCGAACCAGGGTGGTGTTTTCGACCTGGGCAACCTGCCCTCCGCCGCCCAATACAATGCCGACGGCACCCCGAACAGCGGCGTGTACTACCGCCCTTCGCGCACGCAAACCTGGCGTCCGGGGATCACCACCAAGCTGAACTGGGACCTGGGCGACCACAGCGTGCAATTCGGTTACTGGTACGAGCGCGCACGCCAGAGCCAGACTCAGCCGTTTATCCCGCTCAAGGCCAGTGGCAAGCCGGTGGATACCTGGCCGGACTCCAACGACGCCGTGGTCGATGCCAACGGCAACACCATCCAGGGGCGTGATCGCTTCACCATCACCCCGGCCCAGAAGGTCTGGGCCCAGGACACTTGGTACATCAACCCGGACTGGACCCTGGTAGCGGGCCTGGCCTACATGAACGTCAAGCGTGACGGCACCAACAACGGCAGCCTCACCGAGCAGGCCGAAAAACGTAACCAGACCTATAACAAACTGCTGCCCAACGTCGGCCTCAAATACCAGCTGGATGAGCGTGACCAGCTGTTCTACAGCCTGTCGCGCAACATGCGTATCCCGCAGAACTATGTGCTGTACGACAAGGGCCTGGACTCGATCAACTCCAAGCCGGAAACCAGCTGGAACCACGAATTGGGCTGGCGCTTCACCGGCGACGACATGACCGTGGCGGCTACCTTGTTCTACATGCAGTTCAAGGACCGCCAGGTCTCGTCCAAAGATATCAATGGCGACTTCGCCGACATCAACGCCGGCGCCGTCAACAACAGCGGCCTGGAGCTGGAGTGGAGCGGCCTGCTGCCCAACCACTTCAACTACTACACCTCCTACACCTACACCAAGGCCGAGCAGCAAGACGACCTGACGGTGTACAACGCCGGCAAAGCGATCCTGTTGCCCACCAGCGGCAAGCAGTTCGCCAACGTGCCGAAAAACATGCTGGCGGCCAACATCGGTTATGACGATGGCCGCTTCTACGGCACCTTCGGCGGCAAGTACACCAGCAAGCTCTACGGCGACCTGACCAACGATGAAGCCATCTCCGGGCGCACCGTGTTCAACGCCGGCGCCGGTATCTACCTGCCGGTGGACAAAAAAGTGGTCAAGGACGCGACCCTGCGCCTGAACGTCGACAACCTGTTCGACAAGAAATACCTGGACGGCGTGTACACCACCAAGACCAACGCGGGCACCTACGGCGGTTTCCGCGACGGCGACCCGGCTTACATCGTGGGCCTGGAACGCACCGTGACGGTTTCCCTGGAAGCCAATTTCTAA
- a CDS encoding MotA/TolQ/ExbB proton channel family protein — protein MDMNLLHDITFYVMYAAMAIAIFITIERGIYFAYVRRQARALTEVLDANVHSERDLPQSLTRRDSLPLGMVLPVLAQKASHGSRKDLDDVIETQYLTTRAPLARSLWIIETITTAAPLLGLLGTILGIIDTFKALASAGVSDPGQISGGIGTALFATGLGIAIALFCVVFHNFFQDSLERINDQLKILLIRAATGARVQGEVPHLVPTALHSRTA, from the coding sequence ATGGACATGAACCTGCTCCACGACATCACCTTTTATGTGATGTATGCCGCGATGGCCATCGCCATCTTCATCACCATCGAGCGCGGTATCTACTTTGCGTATGTGCGCCGCCAGGCGCGGGCGCTTACCGAGGTGCTGGACGCCAACGTGCACAGTGAGCGCGACTTGCCGCAAAGCCTGACCCGGCGTGACAGCCTGCCCCTCGGCATGGTGTTGCCGGTACTGGCACAGAAGGCATCACACGGGTCGCGCAAGGATCTGGATGACGTGATCGAAACCCAGTACCTGACTACCCGTGCGCCATTGGCCCGCAGCCTGTGGATCATTGAAACCATCACCACCGCCGCGCCGCTGTTGGGTTTGCTGGGGACCATCCTCGGCATCATCGACACCTTCAAGGCGCTGGCCAGTGCCGGTGTGTCCGACCCGGGGCAGATTTCCGGTGGCATCGGTACGGCGTTGTTCGCCACCGGTTTGGGTATCGCCATCGCGCTGTTCTGCGTGGTGTTCCACAACTTCTTCCAGGACAGCCTGGAGCGCATCAACGACCAGCTGAAAATCCTGCTGATCCGCGCCGCCACCGGTGCCCGCGTGCAAGGTGAAGTGCCGCACTTGGTGCCGACTGCGTTGCACAGCCGTACGGCGTGA
- a CDS encoding phospholipase D-like domain-containing protein, translating into MSISMKCRIAGLAGLLLSPLAQADFSIPGFELVHTVPVDTELATDDLRQPGPVWIELFDGAKSTIDIGQFYAADHQGSVMDTVIQHLEAAGKRGVKIRFLLEEKGIKLSEASTLERLRAIPNLTLRVLPYAQVSGGIIHAKYLVVDGKQAFVGSQNFDWRSLEHIHETGLRISDATVVGQVQAIFDQDWRAQQALSEKKPLPLPIAGQQPARTGNYLVASPQRYNPPGVGDSQLELPRLLSEAKHEVRVQLLDYAPLSYGPDKTRPYYAVIDNAIRAAAARGVSIKLMVSNWNTDALELPYLKSLAVLPNVQIKIVTLPEAKQGFIPYARVIHSKTLEIDGQVAWVGTSNWLGGYLDNSRNLEVVMRSETMAKRVGELHAQLWDGPYAKALSITDEYPAPHPGQH; encoded by the coding sequence ATGTCCATATCGATGAAATGCCGTATCGCAGGCCTCGCCGGCTTGCTGCTCAGTCCGCTCGCCCAGGCGGACTTTTCAATTCCAGGGTTTGAACTGGTGCACACCGTGCCAGTGGACACCGAGCTTGCCACCGACGACCTACGCCAGCCCGGCCCGGTGTGGATCGAGCTGTTCGACGGTGCAAAAAGCACTATCGATATCGGCCAGTTCTATGCGGCCGACCACCAGGGCTCTGTGATGGACACGGTGATCCAACACCTGGAAGCCGCCGGCAAACGCGGCGTGAAGATTCGCTTTCTGCTGGAAGAAAAAGGCATCAAGTTGTCAGAAGCATCGACCCTGGAACGCCTGCGTGCGATTCCCAACCTGACCTTGCGCGTGTTGCCATACGCACAAGTCAGCGGCGGGATCATCCACGCCAAATACCTGGTGGTGGATGGCAAGCAGGCGTTTGTGGGCAGCCAGAATTTCGATTGGCGCTCGCTCGAGCATATCCACGAAACCGGGTTGCGCATCAGCGACGCCACGGTGGTGGGCCAAGTGCAGGCGATCTTTGATCAGGACTGGCGCGCCCAGCAGGCATTGAGCGAGAAAAAACCGCTGCCGCTGCCGATTGCCGGTCAACAGCCTGCACGCACCGGTAACTACCTGGTCGCGAGCCCGCAACGTTACAACCCGCCAGGCGTGGGTGACTCCCAACTGGAACTGCCGCGCCTGTTGAGCGAAGCCAAACACGAAGTGCGTGTGCAACTGCTGGACTACGCGCCGCTGTCGTATGGCCCGGATAAAACCCGCCCGTACTACGCGGTGATCGACAACGCCATACGGGCGGCGGCCGCACGTGGGGTGTCGATCAAGTTGATGGTCTCCAACTGGAATACCGACGCGCTGGAACTGCCCTACCTGAAAAGCCTGGCGGTACTGCCCAACGTGCAGATCAAGATCGTCACCCTGCCCGAGGCCAAGCAAGGCTTTATCCCCTATGCACGGGTGATCCACAGCAAAACCCTGGAGATCGACGGGCAAGTGGCGTGGGTGGGCACCAGTAATTGGCTGGGCGGCTACCTGGATAATTCGCGCAACCTGGAAGTGGTGATGCGCAGCGAAACCATGGCCAAGCGCGTAGGTGAACTGCATGCACAATTGTGGGATGGACCCTACGCTAAAGCCTTGAGCATCACCGATGAGTACCCCGCGCCCCATCCTGGCCAGCATTGA
- a CDS encoding dipeptidase, with the protein MHFPLKQLVAATLFATGLSVITTPALANITPDQSTAILKSFSETSVTDFRGFLGTLAKGDLGKTSDVGPAISAFLENKTLSADQQNEIHRLLGLYTRVKYGKAALETLRELVEIPTFNVDGVPQYKNPEFIKIAGKIQALAKDFNLNFRNVDNRVYEISLEGSGDEVVGIHAHADVVPVTPENWVLKDGTKLDPFKVTLIGDRMYGRGTEDDKNGIVVALYAMKVIKEEKLPLARNFKLLVDTTEETSGDAIPYYFEKNPTPQYNLALDGGYPVVIAEKGYGTIMATFPRRKGEGKGAEIIAMTGGMATNQIPSASVATFISDQPAELAASLQTAGADYAKRNGGDFEVAAKVVGKEVKLTVTGVSAHSSEPESGINPVARMLELIHSVDGKIALKHNHITDAARYAADNWGLDYLGGKLGVGFSDEFMGPLTTSLTFVGLDDKAFKLAVNLRVPKGKSPEKLKAEIADKLSAWDQQTKVKVGFTYSVAEPMYRNPEGEWVKALLAVASENLGMEHKFGTSAGATSVHELPNGVQFGLARPEVKYTGHTDNEFKTVDQFLLDLQIVTEMMGRIGQLPKL; encoded by the coding sequence ATGCACTTTCCACTCAAGCAATTGGTTGCTGCCACCCTCTTCGCAACCGGCCTTTCGGTCATCACCACCCCCGCCTTGGCCAACATCACCCCGGACCAAAGCACGGCGATTCTCAAGAGTTTCAGCGAAACGTCCGTCACTGACTTTCGCGGTTTCCTCGGCACCCTGGCCAAGGGCGACCTGGGCAAAACCAGCGACGTGGGCCCGGCGATCAGCGCCTTCCTCGAGAACAAAACCCTGAGCGCCGACCAGCAAAACGAAATTCACCGCCTGCTGGGCCTCTACACCCGCGTGAAATACGGCAAGGCCGCGCTCGAAACCTTGCGTGAGCTGGTGGAAATCCCGACCTTCAATGTGGACGGCGTGCCGCAGTACAAAAACCCGGAGTTCATCAAGATCGCCGGCAAAATCCAGGCCCTGGCAAAAGACTTCAACCTGAACTTCCGCAACGTCGACAACCGTGTCTACGAGATCTCCCTGGAAGGCAGCGGCGATGAAGTGGTCGGCATCCACGCCCATGCCGACGTGGTGCCGGTGACTCCGGAAAACTGGGTATTGAAAGACGGCACCAAGCTCGACCCGTTCAAGGTCACGTTGATCGGCGACCGCATGTATGGCCGCGGCACCGAAGATGACAAAAACGGCATCGTGGTCGCTCTGTATGCGATGAAGGTAATCAAGGAAGAGAAGCTGCCGCTGGCGCGCAATTTCAAACTGCTGGTGGACACCACCGAAGAAACCTCCGGTGACGCGATCCCGTATTACTTCGAAAAGAATCCTACGCCGCAGTACAACCTGGCGCTGGATGGCGGCTACCCGGTGGTGATCGCCGAGAAAGGCTACGGCACCATCATGGCCACCTTCCCACGGCGCAAGGGTGAGGGCAAAGGCGCGGAAATCATCGCGATGACCGGCGGCATGGCGACTAACCAGATTCCATCGGCCTCGGTGGCCACCTTTATCAGCGACCAGCCTGCCGAACTGGCAGCCAGCCTGCAAACGGCCGGCGCGGACTATGCCAAGCGCAATGGCGGTGACTTCGAGGTGGCGGCCAAGGTGGTCGGCAAAGAGGTCAAGCTGACGGTGACCGGTGTGTCTGCGCACTCCTCCGAACCCGAATCCGGTATCAACCCGGTGGCACGCATGCTGGAGCTGATCCACAGCGTCGATGGCAAAATTGCGCTCAAGCACAACCACATCACCGACGCTGCCCGTTATGCCGCCGACAACTGGGGCCTGGATTACCTGGGCGGCAAGTTGGGCGTGGGTTTCTCCGATGAGTTCATGGGCCCGCTGACCACCTCGCTGACCTTTGTCGGCCTGGATGACAAAGCCTTCAAGCTGGCGGTGAACCTGCGTGTGCCGAAGGGCAAGTCGCCGGAAAAACTCAAGGCCGAAATTGCCGACAAGCTGAGCGCCTGGGACCAGCAAACCAAAGTCAAAGTGGGCTTCACCTACTCAGTTGCCGAACCGATGTACCGCAACCCGGAAGGTGAATGGGTGAAGGCCCTGTTGGCGGTGGCCAGCGAGAACCTGGGCATGGAGCACAAATTCGGCACCTCCGCCGGCGCGACCTCGGTGCATGAATTGCCCAATGGCGTGCAATTCGGCCTGGCCCGGCCGGAAGTGAAGTACACCGGGCACACCGACAATGAGTTCAAGACGGTTGACCAGTTCTTACTGGACCTGCAGATCGTGACCGAGATGATGGGCCGTATCGGTCAGTTGCCGAAACTCTGA
- the gltS gene encoding sodium/glutamate symporter, whose amino-acid sequence MLQLDFYSTLVAACLVLLLGRWLVAHVGFLRTYSIPEPVAGGLLVAALLLALRALADIEVRFDASLQTPLMLAFFATIGLNADFASLKKGGRVLGIFLLVVTALLVVQNAMGIALATALGLDPLMGLLAGSVTLSGGHGTGAAWGAVFSEKYGVASASELAIASATFGLVLGGLIGGPVARLLIRRVQVPGVEHVPPRLPKGFEQPEQERMLSAFSFIETLALLAVSLLVGTFLSDLIQGTAAELPTFVCVLFVGVVLRNGLSVVGRQQVLEREVSLLGNVSLSLFLAIALMSLKLWDLKALALPILILLAAQALLMALFAIFVTFRVMGRNYDAAVLAAGHCGFGLGATPTAIANMQAVTQRFGPSQIAFLVVPMVGAFFIDITNAVVIKVFLALPFLGAAG is encoded by the coding sequence ATGCTTCAGCTTGATTTCTATTCCACCCTGGTGGCGGCCTGCCTGGTGCTGTTGCTCGGGCGCTGGCTGGTGGCGCATGTCGGCTTTTTACGGACCTACAGTATTCCGGAGCCGGTTGCCGGTGGTTTGCTGGTGGCCGCGTTGCTTCTGGCATTGCGTGCGCTAGCGGACATCGAGGTTCGATTCGACGCGTCACTGCAAACGCCTTTGATGTTGGCGTTTTTTGCCACCATTGGCCTGAATGCCGATTTTGCCAGCCTGAAGAAAGGCGGGCGCGTACTGGGTATCTTCCTGCTGGTCGTGACGGCGCTGCTGGTGGTGCAAAATGCCATGGGCATCGCCTTGGCGACGGCGTTGGGCCTCGACCCGTTGATGGGGTTGCTCGCTGGCTCCGTTACATTATCGGGCGGGCATGGCACAGGCGCCGCGTGGGGGGCGGTGTTCAGTGAGAAATATGGCGTGGCGTCGGCGTCCGAGCTGGCGATTGCTTCAGCGACCTTTGGTCTGGTGCTGGGCGGTTTGATTGGTGGCCCGGTTGCACGCTTATTGATCAGGCGTGTCCAGGTGCCGGGCGTCGAACACGTGCCACCGCGTCTGCCCAAAGGGTTCGAACAGCCCGAGCAGGAGCGCATGCTCAGCGCCTTCTCGTTTATCGAAACGCTGGCGCTGCTGGCGGTCAGCCTGCTGGTCGGCACGTTCCTGAGTGACCTTATTCAAGGCACGGCAGCCGAGTTACCAACATTTGTCTGCGTGCTGTTTGTCGGCGTGGTGCTGCGCAACGGCCTGTCGGTAGTGGGCCGCCAGCAGGTGCTGGAGCGCGAGGTGTCGTTGCTGGGCAATGTCAGCCTGTCGTTGTTCCTGGCGATTGCGCTGATGTCGCTCAAGCTCTGGGACTTGAAGGCGCTGGCCTTGCCGATTCTGATCCTGTTGGCCGCACAGGCGTTACTGATGGCGCTGTTCGCGATTTTCGTGACGTTTCGGGTAATGGGCCGCAACTACGATGCGGCCGTGTTGGCGGCTGGGCACTGTGGTTTCGGCTTGGGTGCCACGCCAACCGCGATTGCCAATATGCAGGCGGTGACTCAGCGCTTCGGTCCTTCGCAGATTGCCTTCCTGGTGGTGCCGATGGTCGGGGCGTTTTTCATTGATATCACCAACGCGGTGGTGATCAAGGTGTTTCTCGCGCTGCCATTCCTCGGCGCGGCAGGCTGA
- a CDS encoding alpha/beta fold hydrolase — protein sequence MPVAVIDGQPLHYVDQGSGPVVLLGSSYLWSRDMWAPQVEALSHQYRVIVPELWGHGESGPLPARTESLDELARQALALLDHLDIAQVNLVGLSVGGMWGARLALLAPERINSLVLMDTYLGAEPEATRQYYFSLFKMIEDAGAIPEPLLDVIAPIFFRPTIDRDCALYQGFRQSLQDFPRERLLSSIVPLGRLIFSREDVLEQLPQLDADTTLVMCGEQDKPRPPAESREMADLIGCSLILIPDAGHISARENPDYVNEALLTFLANNA from the coding sequence ATGCCTGTCGCCGTCATTGATGGACAACCGCTGCACTACGTCGACCAGGGCTCCGGCCCGGTCGTCCTGCTGGGCTCCAGTTACCTGTGGAGCCGCGACATGTGGGCGCCGCAGGTCGAAGCCCTGTCGCACCAGTACCGCGTGATCGTGCCCGAGCTGTGGGGCCATGGCGAATCGGGCCCGCTGCCCGCACGCACCGAATCCCTTGACGAGCTCGCACGCCAGGCCCTGGCCCTGCTGGACCACCTGGACATCGCGCAGGTTAACCTGGTGGGCCTTTCGGTGGGCGGCATGTGGGGCGCACGCCTGGCCTTGCTGGCCCCCGAGCGGATCAACAGCCTGGTGCTGATGGACACCTATCTGGGCGCCGAGCCGGAGGCCACGCGCCAGTATTATTTCTCGCTGTTCAAGATGATCGAAGACGCCGGCGCCATCCCTGAGCCGTTGCTGGATGTGATTGCACCGATCTTCTTCCGCCCGACTATCGACCGCGACTGCGCGCTGTACCAGGGCTTTCGCCAGTCGCTGCAGGATTTCCCGCGGGAACGCCTGCTGAGCAGCATCGTGCCCCTCGGCCGGCTGATCTTCAGTCGCGAGGATGTGCTTGAACAGTTGCCGCAACTGGACGCTGACACCACCCTGGTGATGTGCGGCGAGCAGGACAAGCCACGCCCGCCTGCCGAATCGCGGGAAATGGCCGACCTGATCGGCTGCAGCCTGATCCTGATCCCGGACGCCGGGCATATCAGCGCCCGTGAAAACCCGGATTACGTCAATGAAGCGCTGCTGACCTTCCTCGCCAATAACGCCTGA
- a CDS encoding methyl-accepting chemotaxis protein: MISGVQRRFANLGMAKKLGLGFTLVLLLTAVVAAIGVWSLQTVGQRFEGLKAMSSLNSGLLKVRLIEQDYALHADPKAVDALHESVDALAALAASLKAQSAANVPVMTDVEQALAAYRKAFDEFVELTQTKDLALEMASWSVSSVANNLDVLQAGLADDGAYGLKESQGKEGAEFIEQAGQVSQVSRLMLQAMNEAHVRLDQSRKVDADDAEQGKIEQADQALAQVEQLKTSVKDPGYQTVLNEVSGHIAAFSEKLGEYTGLLAQETLVYKQLHDRAGEVVSRVNQAYDAEDQSMQAQLQKSALLIIGSSALALLVGLIAAWVITRLIVAPLRSVIAVAQQIAAGDLSGRMEVTRRDEIGQLMQAMQQMGNGLSQMVSGLQAGIEQLASSAHTLSSVTEQTNVEVSSQKDETEQVATAMNQMTATVHDVARNAEQAAQAAQTADDKVDSGQQVVRQSLQRIELLATSSTDASASIESLSAEIQHIGTVLSVIKSVAEQTNLLALNAAIEAARAGEQGRGFAVVADEVRALAKRTQQSTEEIERLVSTLRTAAQSSVQQIQQSGELVKLAVSDALETESALGSIAAAVSLIQQMNQQIAAAAEEQSSVAEEINRSVTSIRASADQSALSMQGNAASSIQLAQLGAELKGMVGHFRL; the protein is encoded by the coding sequence ATGATTTCGGGCGTGCAACGACGTTTCGCCAACCTCGGTATGGCGAAAAAACTGGGCTTGGGCTTCACCCTGGTGCTGCTGCTGACGGCTGTGGTGGCGGCGATTGGCGTGTGGTCGTTGCAAACCGTTGGCCAGCGTTTCGAGGGCCTCAAGGCCATGTCGTCGCTCAACAGTGGCTTGCTCAAGGTGCGCCTGATCGAACAGGACTACGCCCTGCACGCCGACCCCAAGGCAGTCGATGCCCTGCATGAAAGCGTCGATGCCCTGGCCGCGCTGGCGGCAAGCCTCAAGGCCCAGTCGGCCGCCAATGTGCCGGTGATGACCGATGTCGAGCAGGCCCTGGCCGCCTACCGCAAGGCGTTCGATGAGTTTGTCGAGCTGACCCAGACCAAGGACCTGGCATTGGAAATGGCCAGTTGGTCGGTGTCCAGCGTGGCGAATAACCTCGACGTGTTGCAGGCCGGGCTGGCGGACGACGGCGCCTATGGCCTCAAGGAAAGCCAGGGCAAAGAGGGCGCGGAGTTTATCGAGCAGGCGGGGCAGGTCAGTCAGGTCTCGCGCCTGATGCTGCAGGCGATGAACGAGGCGCACGTGCGGTTGGATCAGAGCCGCAAAGTGGACGCCGATGACGCCGAGCAGGGCAAGATCGAGCAGGCCGACCAGGCGCTGGCCCAGGTCGAGCAACTGAAAACATCGGTCAAGGACCCTGGCTACCAGACGGTGCTCAATGAAGTCTCCGGGCATATCGCCGCCTTCAGCGAAAAGCTCGGCGAATACACCGGCCTGTTGGCGCAGGAAACGCTGGTCTACAAACAATTGCATGACCGGGCGGGCGAGGTGGTCAGCCGGGTCAACCAGGCGTATGACGCCGAAGATCAATCGATGCAGGCGCAACTGCAGAAAAGCGCGCTGCTGATCATCGGCTCGTCGGCCCTGGCCCTGCTGGTGGGACTGATTGCGGCGTGGGTGATTACCCGGTTGATCGTCGCGCCGCTGCGCAGTGTGATCGCCGTGGCCCAGCAGATTGCCGCCGGCGATTTGAGCGGGCGGATGGAAGTCACCCGCCGTGATGAAATCGGCCAGTTGATGCAGGCCATGCAACAGATGGGCAATGGCCTGAGCCAGATGGTCAGCGGGCTGCAGGCCGGTATCGAGCAACTGGCCAGCTCGGCGCATACGCTGTCCAGCGTCACCGAGCAGACCAACGTCGAAGTCAGCAGCCAAAAGGACGAAACCGAGCAAGTGGCCACGGCCATGAACCAGATGACCGCCACCGTGCACGACGTGGCGCGCAATGCCGAACAGGCGGCGCAAGCTGCGCAGACGGCGGATGACAAGGTCGACAGCGGCCAACAGGTGGTGCGCCAGAGCCTGCAGCGCATTGAGTTGCTCGCGACCTCCAGCACCGATGCGAGTGCCAGCATCGAGAGCCTGAGTGCCGAGATCCAACATATCGGCACGGTATTGAGTGTGATCAAAAGCGTGGCCGAACAGACCAACCTGCTGGCCCTCAACGCCGCTATCGAAGCTGCGCGTGCGGGCGAGCAGGGCCGGGGCTTTGCGGTGGTGGCCGATGAAGTCCGCGCCTTGGCCAAACGTACCCAGCAGTCCACCGAGGAAATCGAGCGCCTGGTCAGCACCTTGCGCACGGCGGCCCAGTCCTCGGTGCAGCAGATCCAGCAAAGCGGCGAGTTGGTGAAACTGGCGGTCAGCGATGCACTGGAAACCGAAAGCGCCCTGGGCAGCATCGCCGCGGCGGTGTCGTTGATTCAGCAGATGAACCAGCAGATCGCCGCCGCCGCCGAAGAGCAAAGCTCGGTGGCCGAAGAAATCAATCGCAGCGTCACCAGCATCCGTGCCAGCGCCGATCAGTCGGCGTTGAGCATGCAGGGCAATGCCGCGTCGAGTATCCAGCTGGCGCAGTTGGGGGCGGAGCTTAAAGGGATGGTGGGGCACTTCCGCCTGTAA